The Chitinophagales bacterium genome window below encodes:
- a CDS encoding ABC transporter permease: MNQILLVTQREYLVQVKKKSFIILTLAMPLLMMALFALVIFFSKANQQTDKIAVIDNSGLFSTVFKSTENELFSFYNDADFSALKDSLNTSNNFQGILFIPKADENYQNLVEGILLLSNKNFSVTKLTSLQNKIANHIEELKLAQKGVSKEDFEEIKTNVSIKVEKLSSTGSTNSNESLETIKMVISTMLMYATFMFIMMYSIRVMRSVLEEKSNRVVEIIISSVKPFNLMIGKILGTTLMAITQFVIWIIFIVILLTVFHNLFPAGGMPNNNLMAQNPAIMQENMNAEFSQTVDALFQLNYPLIIISFLIYFFFGYLLYSAFFAAIGASVDNETDTQQFMWVGLIPLMLGVYGSFSIMDNPDGPVGFWLSLIPFTSPVSMMMRIAYDVPVWQLGLSILILITSVFAMVWFAAKIYKAGILMYGKKASFKDWYKWLRM, from the coding sequence ATGAATCAAATATTATTAGTTACCCAAAGAGAATATTTAGTTCAAGTAAAAAAGAAATCTTTTATTATTCTTACTTTGGCTATGCCACTGCTTATGATGGCACTTTTTGCTTTAGTAATTTTTTTTAGCAAAGCTAATCAACAAACAGATAAAATAGCGGTAATAGATAACAGTGGTTTGTTTAGTACTGTTTTTAAATCCACAGAAAATGAGCTGTTTTCTTTTTATAATGATGCTGATTTTAGTGCTTTAAAAGACAGTTTAAATACTTCAAACAATTTTCAAGGTATATTATTTATTCCAAAAGCGGATGAAAACTATCAAAATCTTGTAGAAGGAATATTGCTTTTGAGCAACAAAAATTTTAGTGTTACAAAATTAACGAGCCTACAAAATAAAATAGCAAATCATATAGAAGAGTTAAAATTGGCACAAAAAGGTGTTTCTAAAGAAGATTTTGAAGAAATAAAAACCAATGTTTCTATAAAGGTAGAGAAATTGAGCAGTACAGGTTCTACAAATTCTAATGAGAGTTTAGAAACCATAAAAATGGTTATTTCAACTATGTTGATGTATGCCACTTTTATGTTTATAATGATGTATAGTATAAGAGTAATGCGTAGTGTTTTAGAAGAAAAAAGTAACCGTGTTGTAGAAATTATTATTTCCTCTGTAAAACCATTTAACTTAATGATTGGTAAAATATTGGGCACTACTTTAATGGCAATTACACAGTTTGTTATTTGGATTATTTTTATAGTGATATTACTTACTGTTTTTCACAATTTATTTCCTGCGGGAGGAATGCCAAATAATAACCTAATGGCACAAAACCCGGCAATAATGCAAGAAAATATGAATGCAGAATTTAGCCAAACTGTAGATGCTTTATTCCAATTAAACTATCCGTTAATCATAATCTCATTTTTAATTTATTTCTTTTTTGGTTATTTGCTATACAGTGCATTTTTTGCAGCGATAGGAGCTTCTGTAGATAATGAAACGGATACACAACAATTTATGTGGGTGGGTTTAATTCCGTTAATGTTAGGTGTATATGGTTCGTTTTCTATTATGGACAATCCCGATGGACCCGTAGGATTTTGGTTGTCATTAATTCCATTTACTTCTCCCGTTTCTATGATGATGCGTATAGCTTATGATGTTCCAGTTTGGCAATTGGGTTTGTCTATTCTAATACTTATAACGTCCGTTTTTGCTATGGTGTGGTTTGCTGCTAAAATATACAAAGCAGGCATACTTATGTACGGCAAAAAAGCCAGCTTTAAAGATTGGTATAAGTGGTTGAGGATGTAG
- a CDS encoding T9SS type A sorting domain-containing protein, giving the protein MKFISTILFCILFILGSSQNTPPIAVNDTATVDEDTPVTIDMLGNDYDAQGPLDVTSLSFTLTPTYGTITSNGGSVITYIPDPNFVGTDYFGYEVCDTGIPVLCDTAIVYINVNPVTDSLPAETCEGCPIDLCIETQFNNPITTTSVISPFSNYGTLSPTMPGCMNYTSNCWGFDTVFIEVCTSNICDTTIFFIQTTTVADTINYTSQMNTTVNFCLDSFTCYSGNNLSSSLLSLAFNGIITQTSPTCYEYVPANNFFGPDTADFELCNNSYNNICDTITIAFDITGVHIIGNISTSLATPLQNSTVLLIGYDSSVDSVGLFAQTTTDTSGFFEFINIYADMYIKAIPDSSHYPNEVPTYYTNSTTFSSAISVPHIIPYSIANFNTIAGVNPGGSGFISGYVSLGAGKKDGGEPVENLNLILKNTNNEVVKHTTTNSLGYFEYDNLAIDEYSVWVDNYTVSNDSTPIVSLLENSLQENLSFTLEEDILILNKATAITSNKNLNVSIYPNPTTGTINIENTASNSFLEIYNILGNLVFTKAINTNSTSVNLLNNGISKGTYIIKLKSDNDIFCTKVVLK; this is encoded by the coding sequence ATGAAATTTATATCTACAATTCTATTTTGTATTCTTTTTATTTTAGGTTCATCACAAAATACACCTCCAATAGCAGTTAATGATACTGCAACTGTTGATGAAGACACCCCTGTTACGATAGATATGCTTGGCAATGACTATGACGCCCAAGGACCGTTGGATGTTACAAGTTTGTCATTTACATTAACTCCAACCTATGGCACAATTACTTCTAATGGTGGTTCAGTTATTACATATATTCCAGACCCAAATTTTGTTGGAACAGACTATTTTGGTTATGAAGTTTGTGATACCGGAATTCCTGTTTTATGTGATACTGCAATTGTTTATATTAATGTAAATCCAGTAACAGATTCTTTACCAGCTGAGACTTGTGAAGGATGTCCAATTGATTTATGTATTGAAACTCAGTTTAACAATCCTATTACTACCACAAGTGTAATCTCACCTTTTTCTAATTATGGAACATTATCTCCGACAATGCCAGGATGTATGAATTACACTTCAAATTGTTGGGGATTTGATACTGTATTCATTGAAGTTTGCACTAGCAACATCTGTGATACAACAATTTTTTTTATCCAAACTACCACTGTTGCTGATACCATAAACTACACCAGTCAAATGAATACGACTGTTAACTTTTGTTTAGATTCTTTTACTTGTTATTCTGGTAACAATTTGAGTTCATCTTTATTAAGTTTAGCATTTAATGGAATAATAACCCAAACTTCTCCAACTTGTTATGAATACGTTCCGGCTAACAACTTCTTTGGACCCGACACAGCGGATTTCGAACTTTGTAATAATTCCTACAACAATATTTGTGATACCATCACTATTGCATTTGATATAACTGGCGTGCATATTATAGGTAACATAAGTACATCTCTTGCTACTCCTCTACAAAACTCGACTGTATTATTAATAGGTTATGATTCAAGTGTAGACTCTGTTGGATTATTTGCTCAAACAACAACAGACACTAGTGGTTTTTTTGAATTTATAAATATATATGCTGATATGTATATTAAAGCGATTCCTGATTCTTCACATTATCCAAATGAGGTTCCAACCTATTATACAAATTCTACCACTTTTAGCTCTGCAATCAGTGTGCCTCATATAATTCCTTATTCTATAGCCAACTTTAATACAATAGCAGGCGTAAATCCTGGAGGTTCTGGATTTATCTCTGGCTACGTTTCTTTAGGAGCGGGTAAAAAAGATGGAGGAGAACCTGTAGAAAACCTAAATCTTATTTTGAAAAACACTAACAATGAAGTAGTAAAACATACAACCACTAATAGCTTAGGCTATTTTGAATATGACAATCTTGCTATTGACGAGTATTCAGTTTGGGTAGATAACTATACTGTTTCTAATGATAGCACTCCTATAGTTTCACTATTAGAGAATAGTTTGCAAGAAAATCTTAGTTTCACTTTAGAAGAAGATATTTTAATTTTAAACAAAGCAACAGCTATTACTTCTAATAAAAATCTTAATGTTAGCATATATCCAAATCCAACAACAGGAACAATTAACATAGAAAATACTGCTTCTAATTCGTTTTTAGAAATTTACAACATATTAGGTAATTTGGTTTTCACTAAAGCTATTAATACAAATTCTACTTCTGTAAACTTGCTAAATAATGGAATAAGTAAAGGAACTTACATTATTAAGTTAAAATCTGATAATGATATTTTTTGCACTAAAGTTGTTCTGAAATAA
- a CDS encoding ABC transporter ATP-binding protein, producing MSNILLETQNISKSFGDKKALQNFNIKIPEGSIYGLLGPNGAGKTTFLRIINQISFPDTGKILFNGETLQQKHIAQIGYMPEERGLYRNMKVGEQAIYLAQLKGLEKAEATKRLKLWFEKLQIKGWWDKKINELSKGMGQKVQFITTVLHEPKLIIFDEPFSGFDPVNANIIRDEILQLKAKGTTIIFSTHRMESVEEMCDYVALINKSEKILDGEINDIKQQFKEGKLKVKLKVNNAELFSDFKQQYDIIELKTNKDVADFVLNTTQNTTKKVINEINKLGELIYFNEMTPSMNEIFLKAVKE from the coding sequence ATGAGTAATATATTACTTGAAACCCAAAACATCAGCAAATCTTTTGGAGATAAAAAGGCATTGCAAAATTTCAATATAAAAATTCCTGAAGGAAGCATTTATGGTTTACTTGGACCAAATGGAGCAGGAAAAACCACCTTTTTAAGAATAATAAACCAAATTTCTTTTCCCGATACAGGAAAAATATTGTTTAATGGCGAAACCTTACAACAAAAGCATATAGCACAAATAGGTTATATGCCGGAAGAAAGAGGACTATACCGAAATATGAAAGTAGGTGAACAAGCCATTTATTTAGCTCAATTAAAAGGTTTAGAAAAAGCTGAAGCTACCAAAAGATTAAAACTTTGGTTTGAAAAACTGCAAATTAAAGGTTGGTGGGACAAAAAAATAAATGAACTGTCAAAAGGAATGGGACAAAAAGTACAGTTTATAACTACCGTACTGCACGAACCTAAACTTATAATTTTTGATGAACCTTTTAGCGGTTTTGATCCCGTAAATGCCAATATAATAAGAGATGAAATATTGCAACTAAAAGCAAAGGGAACAACCATAATTTTTTCTACTCATAGAATGGAATCTGTGGAAGAAATGTGTGATTATGTGGCTTTAATTAATAAATCTGAAAAAATACTGGATGGAGAAATTAACGACATAAAGCAGCAGTTTAAAGAAGGCAAACTTAAAGTGAAACTCAAAGTAAATAATGCTGAGTTGTTTTCAGATTTTAAACAGCAGTACGATATTATAGAGCTTAAAACCAATAAAGATGTGGCAGATTTTGTATTAAACACTACACAAAACACTACAAAAAAAGTAATAAACGAAATAAATAAGCTTGGAGAATTAATTTACTTTAATGAAATGACACCAAGCATGAACGAAATATTCTTAAAAGCGGTAAAAGAATAG
- a CDS encoding ABC transporter ATP-binding protein — protein sequence MSEKKLLLEVKNLVTEFNTEEGSVKAVKGISFNLYRGETVGIVGESGSGKSVTSLSIMRLIPSPPGKISSGEIIYHTKDGKQVDLLKLSEDEMRKYRGNDISMIFQEPMTSLNPVFTCGDQVMEAILLHQNVDKQRAKEITLEMFEKVQLPTPPRIFDAYPHQLSGGQKQRVMIAMAMSCNPDILIADEPTTALDVTVQKTILELMNELSETIDSSIVFITHDLGVIGEIADRVIVMYKGDIVEEGSVLDIFKNPRHPYTRSLLACRPPLGLRLSTLPTVKDFMKVENGKIIELNTSVEEAINKVIVSENETKARLEGLKEKEPILKVKNLHTWFPTKKNLFGKTTDWVKAVDDVTFDVYPGETLGLVGESGCGKTTLGRTILNLAPAHSGEVFFEGKNLLQLPAKEMKEMRKDMQIIFQDPYSSLNPRMTIGGAIQEPMTVHGLYGNEKQRKEKVESLLETVDLDPKHYYRYPHEFSGGQRQRICIARALALNPRFIICDESVSALDVSVQAQVLNLLLNLRKEYNFTYIFISHDLSVVKFMSDRMVVMNKGKIEEMGAADDIYNNPQREYTQRLIHAIPKGELKDIEARIAKAKA from the coding sequence ATGAGTGAAAAGAAGTTATTATTAGAAGTTAAAAATTTAGTAACCGAGTTTAATACCGAAGAAGGAAGCGTTAAAGCAGTAAAAGGTATTAGTTTTAATCTTTATAGAGGCGAAACCGTGGGAATAGTGGGAGAGTCTGGCTCCGGAAAATCCGTTACATCATTGTCTATCATGCGTTTAATTCCTTCTCCTCCGGGCAAAATAAGCAGTGGCGAAATTATATACCACACTAAAGATGGTAAGCAAGTAGATCTTTTAAAATTATCGGAAGATGAAATGCGAAAATATAGAGGTAATGACATCTCTATGATTTTTCAAGAGCCTATGACTTCTTTAAACCCTGTTTTTACTTGTGGCGATCAAGTTATGGAGGCTATTTTGCTACATCAAAACGTAGATAAACAAAGAGCTAAAGAAATAACTTTAGAAATGTTTGAAAAAGTACAGTTGCCTACACCGCCACGTATTTTTGATGCTTATCCTCATCAATTATCGGGTGGGCAAAAGCAAAGGGTAATGATAGCCATGGCAATGAGTTGCAACCCTGATATATTAATAGCCGATGAGCCCACTACCGCTTTAGATGTAACCGTACAAAAAACCATATTGGAGTTAATGAACGAATTGAGTGAAACTATAGATAGCTCAATAGTTTTTATTACCCACGATTTAGGCGTTATAGGCGAAATAGCCGACCGAGTTATAGTGATGTACAAAGGTGATATAGTAGAAGAAGGCAGTGTTTTAGATATTTTTAAAAATCCACGACATCCTTATACGCGTTCACTATTAGCTTGCCGACCGCCATTAGGACTGCGATTAAGCACTTTACCTACGGTAAAAGATTTCATGAAAGTAGAAAATGGAAAAATTATAGAGCTAAACACTTCTGTAGAAGAAGCCATAAATAAAGTAATAGTTTCTGAAAATGAAACCAAAGCCAGATTAGAAGGCTTAAAAGAGAAAGAACCTATTTTAAAGGTTAAAAATTTACACACATGGTTTCCTACTAAAAAGAATTTATTTGGCAAAACAACTGATTGGGTTAAAGCTGTAGATGATGTTACTTTTGATGTTTATCCGGGCGAAACGCTTGGATTAGTTGGCGAATCGGGGTGCGGAAAAACCACACTGGGGCGTACCATATTAAATTTAGCACCGGCACATAGCGGAGAAGTATTTTTTGAAGGAAAAAACTTATTGCAGCTTCCTGCCAAAGAAATGAAAGAAATGCGTAAGGATATGCAAATAATTTTTCAAGACCCTTACTCTTCTTTAAACCCCCGTATGACTATTGGCGGAGCCATACAAGAACCTATGACTGTGCATGGTTTGTACGGCAATGAAAAACAAAGAAAAGAAAAGGTAGAAAGCTTGCTTGAAACCGTAGATTTAGATCCTAAACATTATTATAGATACCCGCATGAGTTTAGTGGAGGGCAGCGTCAGCGTATTTGTATAGCCCGTGCTTTGGCACTTAATCCACGTTTTATTATTTGCGATGAATCTGTATCGGCATTAGATGTTTCGGTGCAAGCACAGGTGCTTAATCTATTGCTAAACTTGCGAAAAGAATACAACTTTACTTACATTTTTATCTCGCACGATTTAAGTGTAGTTAAATTTATGAGTGATAGAATGGTGGTTATGAACAAAGGAAAAATAGAAGAAATGGGTGCTGCCGATGATATTTATAATAATCCACAAAGAGAATATACACAACGCCTAATTCACGCCATACCAAAAGGCGAACTTAAAGATATAGAAGCAAGAATTGCAAAAGCAAAAGCTTAA